CATCTACCCCTCCACAACCCCAATTCCTGTTGCCGGCCTCACAAGTGGCCGGCTTCGTTCCGAATTCCGTCGACCGCCCGGCGTTCACCACCGCACGGCAATGCTCGCCGTACCGCCGTAGCTCTGCGCGTCGCCGGCAAACGTCTCTTCGGTGTTCAGCGACAGCGCGACCGGTCCGATGTCGTGCTCGATGCCGACCATCAGGTGCGCGGCATTCGCTGCCGGTGACACCCCGTAGACTTTGAAACTGGCGCCGTTGAATGCCGAGAACGTTGCCGTGTCCGACAGCGTGTTGCCGAAGTCGTGGAGCCAGCCGAGACGCGCGCGCAGGCCCGTAAACGAGTCGCTCCCCGAACTCAGAACGTCATCCCAAGCCGCGCCGAGCTCGGTCGTGTAGTCGAAGTGCCGGTTGCGCGTGAACGCCAGCGCATAGGCCGAGGAACCGGCGGTCGTTACCTCTTCATAGTTTGGCGTGCTGATGTCCGTCGCCTGGAAGCGGATATAGGGCGACAGCGCCTGGCCGCGTTCGATGGTGAAGATGTGGCCGAATTCGAAACGCGCCGCCTGACTCGTGGTGTTGAAATCGGCGCGATACTTGTTCACACCCTGGAAGTCGACCTCGCGATCGGTCGTCACGTTGAAGTGCGCATAGGTGTACGCAGCGTCAAAGTAGAAGTTTTTCGCAAAACGCTCCGAGAAGTAGGCGCCAAGTTGGTAGAACGAGGCGTTGCCATTTCCGAGGTCGGTGTCGAGATCCCAATCGTCGTTACCGAATCCGACCGCGACGCCCGCGGCGCCGCCGGGCGAGAAGGCGTAATCCAGGCCGAACTCGCCGCTGAACTCGGTCGCCGTCGTCTTGTGCGTGCCAAGTTTGAAATCGCCGTCGCCGCTGTCTTGCTCGCCGGTGGCGGCAGCCCACGCCGTGAACTGCGGACCCGAGTGGTTGCCGGTACCGGCGTCGCTTGCACCGTTCGCCGCCAAACGCACGGCCGACATATCTGCGGCCGCCATCGCAAATGCGCCGCTGCCGAGATTGGTGCGCGCACCGACGGTCGGATCGAGCATCGTTTCGAGGAACGACGACGTTGAGCGCAACGCGACGCTTTTCAGGCCGACATTGACCTCGCCGGTCATCTGCTCGAGCACCGCTGCAAGATCAGTCGGCGTCAAGCTCGCAAGCGGTAGGAAGACGTTCGCGCCGTCATATGCGATCGCGAAGTCGATTGCGCCGGCGACGTCGCCGTTGTTGCCGTTGCCGATGGTCAGCGGTCCGCCGCCCGTCAGAACGGAAGAAACCGTGACCAGAAACTGTAACGTTGCATCGTTCGGGCCGTAGGTGAGTTCAGGCAACAACGTGAGCGGCGATCCGGGCGCGAGCGTGACGGCCGTAAAGGTCCCACTGAGGCCGCCGGAGTCGACCACGTGATAAACCGCTGATCCCGGCGCGATGCCCGTCGGATTGATGACGAGCGTTCCGTTCAGCGACGCCGTGCCGGTCACCTGCAACAGATCGTTCGACGCC
This genomic window from Planctomycetota bacterium contains:
- a CDS encoding autotransporter domain-containing protein, with protein sequence TFAGLVSGTGALRQIGGGTTTLTADNTYGGGTTISAGTLQLGNGGTSGSIAGDVLDNAALAFDRSDTLTFAGIVSGTGALTQIGTGTTILTGANSYSGGTTISAGALQIGNGGTSGSIVGNVLDNASLVFDRSDSVTAPGAITGSGSLTQLGSGTTILTGANSYAGGTTISAGTLQLGSGGSSGSIGGDVTDNGTLAFDRSNNFTFAGIISGSGGVHQFGSGTTTLSATNTYNGATVIDNGMLLLAGSIASSSVSVNSGGIFAGSGNLAGLSVNSGGTVSPGNGGVGTLNVGGNLTMAANSTYIYDVSPASNDLLQVTGTASLNGTLVINPTGIAPGSAVYHVVDSGGLSGTFTAVTLAPGSPLTLLPELTYGPNDATLQFLVTVSSVLTGGGPLTIGNGNNGDVAGAIDFAIAYDGANVFLPLASLTPTDLAAVLEQMTGEVNVGLKSVALRSTSSFLETMLDPTVGARTNLGSGAFAMAAADMSAVRLAANGASDAGTGNHSGPQFTAWAAATGEQDSGDGDFKLGTHKTTATEFSGEFGLDYAFSPGGAAGVAVGFGNDDWDLDTDLGNGNASFYQLGAYFSERFAKNFYFDAAYTYAHFNVTTDREVDFQGVNKYRADFNTTSQAARFEFGHIFTIERGQALSPYIRFQATDISTPNYEEVTTAGSSAYALAFTRNRHFDYTTELGAAWDDVLSSGSDSFTGLRARLGWLHDFGNTLSDTATFSAFNGASFKVYGVSPAANAAHLMVGIEHDIGPVALSLNTEETFAGDAQSYGGTASIAVRW